A portion of the Rhinolophus sinicus isolate RSC01 linkage group LG03, ASM3656204v1, whole genome shotgun sequence genome contains these proteins:
- the SERPINA9 gene encoding serpin A9, which yields MASSFYRVFLVVSLCVPIYGVSPSCPPSRRSPRPPSTKSIPISRVSSSNTDFAFRLYRRLALQTPSQNIFFSPVSVSTSLAMLSLGARSATKTQIFQSMGFNLTHTPESAIHQAFQHLVRSLSVPSKHLDLKMGSALFIKKELQLQRNFLDNVNKLYDSRVFSTDFSNTPTARQRINSYVEKETKGKIVDLIQDLEPLTAMVLVNHVFFKAKWEKPFNPLYTSKQYPFLVDKRTTVKVPMMHQIEQFAFGVDSKLNCSVLQMNYSGDTVAFFVLPDKGKMRQLEQALSSRTLRKWSHSLKKRWIEVFIPKISISTSYDLETILPKMGIQDAFDQNADFSGITKKGFLQVSKVAHKAVLDVSEEGTEAAAATATKLTIRSKDVFPHSTICFNRSFLMLIFNKATQTVFFLGKVENPTKF from the exons ATGGCATCTTCGTTTTATCGAGTTTTCTTAGTTGTTAGCCTCTGTGTACCAATCTATGGTGTGTCCCCATCCTGTCCCCCCAGCAGAAGATCCCCCCGACCTCCCTCCACAAAGAGCATCCCCATCTCCCGGGTGTCTTCCAGCAACACCGACTTTGCCTTCCGCCTCTACCGGAGGCTGGCTTTGCAGACCCCGAGTCAGAACATCTTCTTCTCCCCCGTGAGTGTCTCCACTTCCCTGGCCATGCTCTCCCTTGGGGCTCGCTCAGCCACCAAGACCCAGATCTTCCAGAGCATGGGGTTCAACCTCACACACACGCCAGAGTCCGCCATTCACCAGGCCTTCCAGCATCTGGTCCGCTCACTCAGTGTGCCCAGCAAACACCTGGACTTGAAGATGGGGAGTGCCCTCTTTATCAAGAAGGAGCTACAGCTGCAGAGAAATTTCTTGGACAATGTCAACAAGCTGTATGACTCGAGAGTCTTTTCTACAGATTTCTCCAACACCCCCACTGCCCGGCAGAGGATCAACAGCTATGTGGAGAAGGAGACCAAAGGGAAGATTGTAGACTTAATCCAAGACCTTGAACCTCTGACAGCCATGGTCCTGGTGAACCACGTTTTCTTTAAAG CCAAGTGGGAGAAGCCCTTTAACCCTCTGTATACGAGTAAACAATACCCATTCCTGGTGGACAAGAGGACCACTGTGAAGGTTCCCATGATGCACCAGATAGAGCAATTTGCTTTTGGGGTGGATTCGAAGCTGAATTGCTCTGTGCTGCAGATGAACTACAGCGGAGACACCGTGGCCTTCTTTGTCCTCCCTGACAAGGGCAAGATGAGGCAGCTGGAACAGGCCTTGTCATCCAGGACACTGAGGAAGTGGAGCCACTCACTCAAGAAGAG GTGGATAGAGGTATTCATTCcaaaaatttccatttccacCTCCTATGACCTGGAAACCATCCTCCCGAAGATGGGCATCCAGGATGCCTTTGACCAAAATGCTGATTTTTCTGGAATCACAAAGAAAGGCTTCCTGCAGGTTTCCAAA GTTGCCCACAAGGCTGTGCTGGATGTCAGTGAAGAGGGGACCGAGGCTGCAGCCGCTACCGCTACCAAGCTCACGATCCGGTCAAAGGATGTCTTCCCTCACTCCACCATCTGCTTTAATAGGTCCTTCTTGATGCTAATTTTCAACAAAGCCACACAGACCGTGTTCTTCCTAGGGAAAGTTGAAAATCCCACTAAATTCTAG